A part of Arthrobacter dokdonellae genomic DNA contains:
- the tuf gene encoding elongation factor Tu translates to MAKAKFERTKPHVNIGTIGHVDHGKTTLTAAISKVLYDKYPTLNEKRDFASIDSAPEEKQRGITINISHVEYQTEKRHYAHVDAPGHADYIKNMITGAAQMDGAILVVAATDGPMAQTREHVLLARQVGVPYLLVALNKSDMVDDEELLDLVEMEVRELLSSQGFDGDEAPVIRVSGLKALEGDPKWVKSVEDLMDAVDNHVPDPIRDKDKPFLMPVEDVFTITGRGTVVTGRAERGTLKINSEIEIVGIRPVQKTTVTGIEMFHKQLDEAWAGENCGLLLRGIKREDVERGQVIVKPGSITPHTNFEGNVYILAKDEGGRHNPFYSNYRPQFYFRTTDVTGVITLPEGTEMVMPGDNTEMTVELIQPIAMEEGLGFAIREGGRTVGSGRVTKIIK, encoded by the coding sequence GTGGCGAAGGCAAAGTTCGAGCGGACTAAGCCGCACGTTAACATCGGCACCATCGGTCACGTTGACCATGGTAAGACGACGTTGACGGCTGCCATTTCCAAGGTGCTGTACGACAAGTACCCCACACTCAACGAGAAGCGCGACTTTGCTTCCATCGACTCGGCTCCCGAGGAGAAGCAGCGCGGCATCACCATCAACATCTCGCACGTTGAGTACCAGACCGAGAAGCGTCACTACGCACACGTTGACGCTCCCGGACACGCTGACTACATCAAGAACATGATCACCGGTGCCGCCCAGATGGACGGCGCAATCCTGGTGGTTGCCGCGACTGACGGCCCGATGGCCCAGACCCGCGAGCACGTTCTGCTGGCCCGCCAGGTGGGCGTTCCCTACCTGTTGGTGGCACTGAACAAGTCCGACATGGTTGACGACGAAGAACTCCTCGACCTGGTCGAAATGGAAGTTCGCGAACTTCTCTCCTCACAGGGCTTCGATGGCGACGAGGCACCGGTTATCCGCGTCTCGGGCCTGAAGGCACTGGAAGGCGACCCCAAGTGGGTCAAGTCCGTTGAGGACCTGATGGACGCCGTTGACAACCATGTTCCGGACCCGATCCGCGACAAGGACAAGCCGTTCCTGATGCCGGTTGAAGATGTCTTCACCATCACCGGCCGTGGCACCGTTGTGACGGGCCGCGCCGAGCGTGGAACCCTCAAGATCAACTCCGAAATCGAGATCGTCGGCATTCGTCCGGTCCAGAAGACCACGGTTACCGGCATCGAGATGTTCCACAAGCAGCTCGACGAGGCTTGGGCCGGCGAGAACTGTGGTCTGTTGCTCCGCGGCATCAAGCGCGAAGATGTCGAGCGTGGCCAGGTCATCGTGAAGCCGGGTTCCATCACCCCGCACACGAACTTCGAAGGCAACGTCTACATCCTGGCCAAGGATGAGGGTGGGCGTCACAACCCGTTCTACTCCAACTACCGCCCGCAGTTCTACTTCCGCACCACGGATGTTACCGGTGTCATCACCCTGCCCGAGGGCACGGAAATGGTCATGCCTGGCGACAACACCGAAATGACCGTTGAGCTGATCCAGCCCATCGCCATGGAAGAAGGCCTCGGCTTCGCCATCCGCGAAGGTGGCCGCACCGTTGGTTCAGGTCGAGTTACCAAGATCATCAAGTAA
- the fusA gene encoding elongation factor G: protein MAQDVLTDLNKVRNIGIMAHIDAGKTTTTERILFYTGVNHKLGETHDGASTTDWMEQEKERGITITSAAVTCFWNNNQINIIDTPGHVDFTVEVERSLRVLDGAVAVFDGKEGVEPQSETVWRQADKYNVPRICFVNKMDKLGADFYFTVDTIINRLGAKPLVMQLPIGVESEFTGVVDLLTMKAFVWAGDSKGDVTMGAAYEIQEIPADLQERAEEYRASLIEAVAESSEELMEKYLEGEEPSIEELKAGIRKLTVNSEIYPVFCGSAFKNRGVQPMLDAVIDYLPNPLDVGAMVGHDPKDESVEIKREPSEAEPFSALAFKIATHPFFGQLNFIRVYSGRATNGTQLLNSTKQKKERIGKLFQMHANKEMPVDEIHAGHIYAVIGLKDTTTGDTLCDPANPIVLESMTFPEPVIFVAIEPKTKGDQEKLSTAIQKLSAEDPTFTVNLNEDTGQTEIGGMGELHLDILVDRMRREFNVEANVGKPQVAYRETIKRAVVKHDYTHKKQTGGSGQFAKIQIAIAPLDTAEGAMYEFENKVTGGRVPREYIPSVDQGIQSALPDGVLAGYPMVGIKATLLDGASHDVDSSEMAFKIAGRMAFKEAARMANPVLLEPLMEVEVRTPEEYMGEVIGDINSRRGQMQSMEDASGVKVIRALVPLSGMFGYIGDLRSKTQGRAVYSMKFDSYAEVPKAVADEIIQKARGE from the coding sequence GTGGCACAGGACGTGCTTACAGACCTTAACAAGGTCCGCAACATCGGCATCATGGCCCACATTGATGCCGGCAAGACCACTACTACCGAGCGCATCCTGTTCTACACGGGTGTGAACCACAAGCTCGGCGAAACGCACGACGGCGCCTCGACGACTGACTGGATGGAACAGGAAAAGGAACGCGGCATCACCATTACCTCCGCCGCGGTGACCTGTTTCTGGAACAACAACCAGATCAACATCATTGACACCCCCGGCCACGTTGACTTCACGGTTGAGGTTGAGCGCTCCCTGCGTGTGCTCGACGGCGCCGTCGCCGTCTTCGACGGCAAGGAGGGCGTGGAGCCGCAGTCCGAGACTGTCTGGCGCCAGGCTGACAAGTACAACGTGCCGCGCATCTGCTTTGTCAACAAGATGGACAAGCTGGGCGCCGACTTCTACTTCACCGTCGACACCATCATCAACCGCCTCGGCGCCAAGCCGCTGGTCATGCAGCTGCCGATCGGCGTCGAGAGCGAATTCACCGGCGTCGTGGACCTGTTGACCATGAAGGCCTTCGTCTGGGCAGGCGACTCAAAGGGTGACGTCACCATGGGTGCCGCCTACGAGATCCAGGAGATCCCCGCGGATCTGCAGGAAAGGGCTGAAGAGTACCGTGCTTCCCTCATTGAGGCGGTTGCCGAGTCCTCCGAAGAGCTGATGGAGAAGTACCTTGAGGGCGAAGAGCCGTCCATCGAGGAACTGAAGGCGGGCATTCGCAAGCTGACCGTGAACTCGGAGATCTACCCCGTCTTCTGTGGTTCTGCCTTTAAGAACCGCGGCGTGCAGCCCATGCTCGACGCCGTCATCGACTACCTGCCGAACCCGCTGGACGTCGGCGCCATGGTGGGCCACGATCCCAAGGACGAGTCCGTGGAGATCAAGCGCGAGCCGAGCGAGGCGGAGCCGTTCTCGGCCCTGGCCTTCAAGATCGCCACGCACCCGTTCTTCGGTCAGTTGAACTTCATCCGCGTGTATTCCGGCCGGGCAACCAACGGAACGCAGCTGCTGAACTCGACCAAGCAGAAGAAGGAACGCATCGGCAAGCTGTTCCAGATGCATGCCAACAAGGAAATGCCCGTCGATGAGATCCACGCCGGTCACATCTACGCCGTGATCGGCCTCAAGGACACCACCACCGGTGACACCTTGTGCGACCCCGCAAATCCCATTGTCCTTGAGTCGATGACCTTCCCCGAGCCCGTGATCTTCGTTGCCATCGAGCCGAAGACCAAGGGGGACCAGGAGAAGCTGTCCACGGCCATCCAGAAGCTCTCCGCTGAGGACCCGACGTTCACCGTCAACCTCAATGAAGACACCGGCCAGACCGAGATTGGCGGCATGGGCGAGCTGCACCTGGACATCCTGGTGGACCGCATGCGCCGCGAATTCAACGTTGAGGCCAACGTCGGCAAGCCGCAGGTTGCGTACCGCGAAACCATCAAGCGCGCCGTTGTCAAGCACGATTACACGCACAAGAAGCAGACCGGTGGTTCGGGGCAGTTCGCCAAGATCCAGATCGCCATCGCGCCGCTGGATACTGCCGAAGGTGCCATGTACGAGTTCGAGAACAAGGTCACCGGTGGCCGTGTTCCGCGCGAATACATTCCCAGCGTTGACCAGGGCATCCAGTCCGCACTGCCTGACGGCGTGCTGGCCGGCTACCCGATGGTCGGCATCAAGGCCACGCTGCTTGACGGCGCGTCCCACGATGTTGACTCATCCGAAATGGCCTTCAAGATCGCCGGCCGCATGGCGTTCAAGGAAGCGGCCCGGATGGCCAACCCGGTCCTGCTCGAACCGCTGATGGAAGTTGAAGTCCGCACCCCTGAGGAATACATGGGTGAAGTTATCGGTGACATCAACTCCCGCCGCGGCCAGATGCAGTCCATGGAGGATGCCAGCGGCGTCAAGGTCATCCGTGCCCTGGTGCCCCTGTCCGGAATGTTCGGCTACATTGGCGACCTGCGTTCCAAGACCCAGGGCCGTGCCGTGTACTCGATGAAGTTTGACAGCTACGCTGAGGTCCCGAAGGCAGTAGCCGACGAGATCATCCAGAAGGCCCGCGGCGAATAA
- the rpsG gene encoding 30S ribosomal protein S7 — protein MPRKGPAPKRPLVVDPVYGSPLVTQLINKVLVDGKKSTAERIVYGALEGVREKTGADPVAALKKAMENIKPSLEVKSRRVGGATYQVPVEVKPGRQTALALRWLVGYSKARREKTMTERLRNEVLDASNGLGAAVKRREDTHKMAESNKAFAHYRW, from the coding sequence ATGCCTCGCAAGGGTCCGGCCCCCAAGCGGCCGCTAGTTGTAGATCCCGTTTACGGTTCCCCCCTGGTCACGCAGCTGATCAACAAGGTTCTGGTCGACGGCAAGAAGTCCACCGCGGAGCGCATTGTTTACGGCGCACTCGAAGGTGTCCGCGAGAAGACAGGCGCCGACCCCGTCGCAGCGCTGAAGAAGGCCATGGAAAACATCAAGCCGAGCCTTGAGGTGAAGTCCCGCCGCGTCGGTGGCGCAACCTACCAGGTACCGGTCGAGGTCAAGCCGGGCCGCCAGACCGCCCTTGCCCTGCGCTGGCTGGTCGGCTACTCCAAGGCCCGCCGCGAGAAGACCATGACCGAACGCCTGCGCAACGAGGTTTTGGATGCCTCGAACGGCCTTGGTGCCGCAGTCAAGCGTCGCGAAGACACCCACAAGATGGCCGAGTCCAACAAGGCATTCGCCCATTACCGCTGGTAA
- the rpsL gene encoding 30S ribosomal protein S12: MPTINQLVRKGRTPKVTKTKAPALKGSPMRRGVCTRVYTTTPKKPNSALRKVARVRLNGGVEVTAYIPGVGHNLQEHSIVLVRGGRVKDLPGVRYKIVRGALDTQGVKNRKQARSRYGAKMEKK, from the coding sequence GTGCCTACGATTAACCAGCTGGTCCGAAAGGGCCGGACACCCAAGGTCACGAAGACCAAGGCTCCCGCATTGAAGGGCAGCCCCATGCGTCGCGGCGTTTGCACGCGCGTTTACACCACGACCCCGAAGAAGCCGAACTCGGCCCTCCGCAAGGTGGCACGTGTGCGCCTCAACGGCGGCGTGGAAGTCACCGCTTACATCCCCGGTGTCGGACACAACCTCCAGGAGCACTCCATCGTGCTCGTTCGCGGAGGCCGTGTGAAGGACCTTCCCGGTGTTCGGTACAAGATCGTCCGTGGCGCATTGGATACCCAGGGCGTTAAGAACCGCAAGCAGGCCCGCAGCCGCTACGGTGCAAAGATGGAGAAGAAGTAA
- a CDS encoding patatin-like phospholipase family protein: MADADLVLEGGGVKGSGLVGAVTALATHTDPYSFHRVAGTSAGAIVAGLLASGMTVARVKDVMDGLDFAKFEDESGFMAHLPGLGQSAGLLFHEGLFAGGFLHEWISETLAGEGVYTWADLKEEDPGSALPPGQRYKLVVIVSDVSRGLMLRLPWDYEQLLGVDPDTASVADAIRASASIPFFFRPWKMPINAAETGHDHIVCADGGLLSNFPMAIFDRHDGQPSRWPTLGVKLSGQTSIRTADWAPDNSNVQLAKSLLGTMMGAHDRSYVNDPQAVSRTIFVDTTNYRATDFHLTQEDKEIMFSKGQASGQQFLTTWDWEAWKAGDYAN, from the coding sequence ATGGCTGATGCAGATCTGGTGCTCGAAGGCGGCGGCGTCAAGGGGTCCGGCTTGGTGGGGGCGGTGACCGCACTTGCCACGCACACCGATCCCTACTCGTTCCACCGCGTGGCAGGCACCTCCGCCGGTGCCATCGTTGCGGGCCTTCTGGCCTCCGGCATGACCGTGGCCCGGGTCAAGGACGTCATGGACGGTTTGGACTTTGCGAAGTTTGAGGACGAATCGGGATTCATGGCCCACCTGCCCGGCCTGGGCCAGTCCGCAGGACTGCTCTTCCACGAAGGCCTTTTCGCCGGAGGGTTCCTGCATGAATGGATCTCCGAGACGCTGGCCGGCGAAGGCGTCTATACCTGGGCCGACCTCAAGGAAGAGGATCCCGGCAGCGCACTTCCTCCCGGGCAGCGCTACAAGCTGGTGGTCATCGTCTCCGACGTCTCCCGCGGATTGATGCTGCGGCTGCCCTGGGACTACGAACAACTGCTGGGCGTTGATCCGGACACCGCATCAGTCGCGGACGCCATCCGTGCCTCCGCGTCGATACCCTTCTTTTTCCGGCCTTGGAAAATGCCCATCAACGCCGCCGAGACCGGACATGACCACATAGTCTGCGCCGACGGCGGCCTGCTCTCCAACTTTCCCATGGCGATATTCGACAGACATGACGGCCAGCCGTCGCGCTGGCCCACGCTCGGCGTGAAGCTGTCCGGGCAGACCAGCATCCGGACAGCGGATTGGGCGCCGGACAACAGCAACGTCCAGCTGGCGAAGTCGCTGCTGGGCACCATGATGGGCGCCCACGACCGCAGCTACGTCAATGACCCGCAGGCGGTCTCCCGCACCATCTTCGTCGACACGACCAATTACCGTGCCACCGATTTCCATCTGACCCAGGAGGACAAGGAAATCATGTTCAGCAAGGGCCAGGCAAGCGGGCAGCAGTTCCTGACCACGTGGGACTGGGAGGCATGGAAGGCAGGCGACTACGCCAACTAG